The nucleotide sequence GCCCTGTTTTTGCTGGAGAACGGTTTCAAGGTCACGATTCTCGAGGCCGCCAAGGTGGGGTTTGGCGCTTCGGGTCGCAATGGCGGGCAGATCGTCAACAGTTATAGCCGCGACATCGATGTGATCGAGCGCAGTGTCGGCCCGCAGCAGGCGCAGTTGCTGGGCAAGATGGCGTTCGAGGGTGGGCGGATCATTCGCGAGCGGGTGGCGAAGTATCAGATTCAGTGCGATCTGAAGGACGGCGGTGTATTCGCGGCCCTTACAGCTAAACAGATGGGCCATCTGGAGTCGCAGAAGCGTTTGTGGGAGCGCTTCGGCCATACCCAGTTGGAGCTGCTGGATCAGCGTCGTATCCGTGAGGTGGTGGCGTGCGATCAATATGTCGGCGGCATGCTGGACATGAGCGGCGGCCATATCCATCCGCTCAATCTGGCGCTGGGTGAAGCCGCGGCGGTGGAGTCCCTGGGTGGGGTGATTTATGAACAGTCGCCGGCGGTGCGCATCGAGCGCGGTGCCAGCCCAGTGGTGCATACGCCACAGGGCAAGGTCAGGGCCAAGTTCATTATCGTGGCCGGTAATGCCTATCTGGGCAATCTGGTGCCGGAGCTGGCGGCCAAGTCCATGCCTTGCGGCACGCAGGTGATCACGACCGCGCCGTTGGGAGAGGAATTGGCTCGCAGCCTGTTGCCTCAGGATTATTGCGTCGAGGATTGCAACTACCTGCTCGACTACTACCGGTTGACCGGCGACAAGCGCCTGATCTTCGGCGGTGGCGTGGTGTATGGCGCCAGGGACCCGGCGAACATCGAGGCGATCATCCGGCCGAAGATGCTCAAGGCGTTCCCGCAGCTCAAGGATGTGAAGATTGATTACGCCTGGACCGGAAACTTCCTGCTGACTTTGTCGCGTCTTCCGCAGGTCGGACGCCTGGGGGACAACGTCTACTATTCCCAGGGGTGCAGCGGTCATGGCGTGACTTATACGCATCTGGCGGGCAAGGTATTGGCCGAGGCGTTGCGCGGCCAGGCCGAGCGTTTCGATGCGTTTGCCGACCTGCCCCATTATCCGTTCCCCGGCGGCCAGCTGTTGCGCACGCCATTCGCGGCGCTGGGCGCATGGTATTACGGGCTGCGGGACAAGCTCGGGGTTTGAAACCTGTAGTAGTCCCCGCGAGAGAATGGGGCTATTCCATCAGGGGCTGATGCTCAAAAAAGCCCCTGCAACCTTCCCTCAACCTGAGTACGCGTTTCTCCACCGACCCAGACCTGACCGGCCTCATCGCGGCTCACATGGATGCGCCCTTTGCGACCGAGACAAGTGCCTTGGGCCGCGACATAGGCTTGCTCAGCCTGACCAGCCTTGAACAACCACTGCGCCAATGAGGCATTCAAACTGCCCGTGACCGGGTCTTCGACGATAGCGCCCAGGTGATTATTGAAAAAGGCGCGCACTTCGAAAGCCGCATCCCCACTGGCGTGCGGCCCGACCACGCCAACGTCGATTCTACCCGGCTAGTTTGGTGCCGGTTGCAGGGCGAGGACTTGCTCGGCCGATGCCAATCGGATTCCCAACCATCCAGGACCATTGTCGAC is from Pseudomonas sp. B21-056 and encodes:
- a CDS encoding NAD(P)/FAD-dependent oxidoreductase — protein: MANTPYPASYYAASANPVPPRPALQDDIETDVCVIGAGYTGLSSALFLLENGFKVTILEAAKVGFGASGRNGGQIVNSYSRDIDVIERSVGPQQAQLLGKMAFEGGRIIRERVAKYQIQCDLKDGGVFAALTAKQMGHLESQKRLWERFGHTQLELLDQRRIREVVACDQYVGGMLDMSGGHIHPLNLALGEAAAVESLGGVIYEQSPAVRIERGASPVVHTPQGKVRAKFIIVAGNAYLGNLVPELAAKSMPCGTQVITTAPLGEELARSLLPQDYCVEDCNYLLDYYRLTGDKRLIFGGGVVYGARDPANIEAIIRPKMLKAFPQLKDVKIDYAWTGNFLLTLSRLPQVGRLGDNVYYSQGCSGHGVTYTHLAGKVLAEALRGQAERFDAFADLPHYPFPGGQLLRTPFAALGAWYYGLRDKLGV